From a region of the Hymenobacter jejuensis genome:
- a CDS encoding glycosyltransferase family 2 protein, whose amino-acid sequence MVLSIVIPSFQQAALLANALASIQQQTFKDYEVLVMDGGSTDATSEIVSSFKDCNIRFYSEPDNGIYDAMNKGISLSRGEFLYFMGCDDVLASENVLSDIFCDRSNLDNHIIYGDVIFTKNGKRYDGMFTNMKLISRNICHQAIFTRRLVFDRIGKFNIRYKYLADYEFNIKCFNSKWVKMKYINEIIAYYNNDGSSFNNSDDAFNEDLYAIQKNFFPDIVRFLYNRRNNKLIAYLILLAEKYHI is encoded by the coding sequence ATGGTCTTAAGTATAGTCATACCTTCATTTCAGCAGGCAGCTTTGTTGGCGAACGCATTGGCTTCCATTCAACAACAAACATTTAAAGATTATGAGGTGCTTGTCATGGATGGTGGATCGACTGATGCAACTAGTGAAATAGTAAGCAGCTTTAAAGATTGCAATATTCGCTTTTATTCAGAGCCTGATAATGGGATTTACGATGCTATGAATAAAGGAATTTCTTTGAGTCGTGGTGAGTTTCTCTATTTTATGGGTTGTGATGATGTTTTAGCAAGCGAAAATGTTCTAAGTGATATATTTTGTGATAGATCAAATCTTGATAATCATATAATTTATGGTGATGTCATTTTTACTAAAAATGGTAAACGATATGATGGAATGTTTACTAATATGAAACTCATCTCGCGGAATATATGCCATCAAGCAATTTTTACCCGTCGGCTAGTTTTTGATAGAATTGGTAAATTTAATATTAGGTACAAATATCTGGCTGATTATGAATTTAATATAAAATGTTTTAACTCTAAATGGGTAAAAATGAAATATATTAATGAGATAATTGCATATTATAATAATGATGGTTCGAGTTTTAATAATAGTGACGATGCTTTTAATGAAGATTTGTATGCAATCCAGAAAAATTTTTTCCCTGATATCGTAAGGTTTTTGTACAACAGGAGAAATAACAAACTTATTGCTTATTTGATTTTACTCGCAGAAAAGTATCACATCTGA
- a CDS encoding ABC transporter ATP-binding protein — MSDIAIQVENLGKLYRLGEVGTGTLGQDLNRWWARVRGKEDPFAVVGETNDRTSKGTSDFVWSLKDVNFEVKKGEVLGIIGRNGAGKSTLLKILSKVTAPTTGKIKIQGRIASLLEVGTGFHPDLTGRENIFLNGAILGMSKTEIRSKFDEIVDFSGVERYIDTPVKRYSSGMYVRLAFAVAAFLEPEILIIDEVLAVGDAEFQKKCLGRMKDVSVNDGRTVLFVSHNLHAIMSLCDTGIYLKNGTPVLIDTIDSIVKSYSNEQGSNFSRNIEIYSKGKRAWLTDFKFISADEKSNSPRMNEPARIEVMVEAIEDIKDVFIGIGINDLNGLRVFTLFSRFYNKTYDLFQGENNILCMIDNLILKPGIYNVEIYVGNDHVKLDYYDHGLQIEIFPSGRNYSSLPDSSQGSVLVEQKWV, encoded by the coding sequence ATGAGCGATATTGCGATACAAGTAGAAAACTTGGGTAAACTCTACCGGCTGGGTGAGGTGGGGACAGGCACTCTTGGACAAGATTTGAACCGTTGGTGGGCAAGAGTACGTGGCAAGGAAGATCCGTTTGCGGTCGTTGGTGAAACCAATGACCGCACTTCAAAGGGAACCAGTGATTTCGTATGGTCTTTGAAGGATGTAAACTTTGAAGTGAAAAAGGGTGAGGTTTTGGGCATCATTGGCCGAAACGGAGCTGGCAAGTCCACGCTGCTCAAAATCCTGTCGAAGGTCACGGCGCCCACCACGGGCAAAATAAAGATTCAAGGCCGGATTGCTTCGCTGTTGGAAGTAGGAACTGGTTTTCACCCTGACCTGACCGGGCGTGAAAACATCTTCTTGAATGGCGCCATCCTAGGAATGAGCAAGACCGAAATCCGCAGCAAATTCGATGAAATAGTCGATTTCTCTGGGGTAGAGCGCTACATCGATACGCCGGTTAAGCGCTATAGTAGCGGCATGTATGTGCGCTTGGCATTTGCCGTTGCCGCGTTCTTGGAGCCTGAGATACTGATTATTGATGAAGTACTTGCAGTAGGAGATGCGGAGTTCCAAAAGAAATGCTTAGGTCGTATGAAAGATGTAAGCGTAAATGATGGAAGAACTGTCTTATTTGTGAGCCACAATTTACATGCGATAATGTCATTATGTGATACTGGGATTTATCTTAAAAATGGTACTCCTGTTTTAATCGATACTATTGATAGTATAGTCAAATCTTACTCTAACGAACAAGGGAGTAATTTTTCAAGAAATATAGAGATATATAGCAAAGGAAAAAGAGCTTGGTTAACTGACTTTAAATTTATTAGTGCTGACGAAAAAAGTAATTCGCCTCGAATGAATGAGCCGGCCAGAATAGAGGTTATGGTTGAAGCGATCGAAGATATTAAAGACGTCTTTATAGGTATTGGAATTAATGATTTGAATGGATTGCGAGTGTTTACCCTTTTTAGCAGGTTCTATAATAAAACGTATGATTTATTTCAAGGTGAGAATAATATCCTATGCATGATTGATAATTTAATTCTTAAGCCTGGGATATATAATGTAGAAATATATGTTGGTAATGATCATGTTAAATTAGATTATTACGATCATGGTTTGCAAATCGAGATATTCCCCTCTGGTAGAAATTATTCGTCACTTCCCGATTCAAGTCAAGGTAGCGTTCTTGTAGAACAAAAATGGGTTTAA
- a CDS encoding class I SAM-dependent methyltransferase: MESLQDVIEENFCLKFELKTLAEVILRNESERWVPGFLHSSTEYSHIERYKLSCIYSKGKKVIDIACGVGKGSYVLAKEGGAYSVKGYDIQHDAIRYARWRNKLENVKFDFGDAEKLQAFEEFDLAVSFETVEHLKDYKAFVKNIHNSLRSDGLFLVSTPISSVAVNKNPINPYHVQEWGFKEFQKIISEYFIIEKIYVQLYPLPLNSSSSIELQEVAAVNHSLSSRILRKLKIMLSNKPVSLDVINKNTGMITEETNMNESLLPEIEEFVGQYDENELGVIRTGYQILVGRKKQL; the protein is encoded by the coding sequence ATGGAAAGTTTGCAGGATGTAATTGAAGAAAACTTTTGCTTGAAGTTTGAATTAAAGACTCTAGCTGAAGTAATACTAAGAAATGAATCAGAACGGTGGGTGCCAGGCTTTCTCCACTCTAGTACGGAGTATTCGCACATAGAAAGATATAAATTATCTTGCATATACAGCAAAGGAAAGAAAGTAATTGATATTGCTTGCGGTGTTGGAAAAGGAAGTTATGTACTTGCTAAAGAAGGGGGTGCATATAGTGTAAAAGGTTATGATATACAGCATGATGCAATTAGATATGCTCGATGGCGAAATAAGCTTGAAAATGTGAAATTTGATTTTGGTGACGCGGAAAAATTACAAGCGTTTGAAGAATTTGATTTAGCAGTAAGTTTTGAAACAGTTGAACATTTAAAAGATTATAAAGCGTTTGTAAAAAATATTCATAATAGTTTAAGATCTGATGGTTTATTTTTGGTATCAACTCCCATTTCGTCAGTAGCTGTTAATAAAAATCCTATAAATCCATATCACGTGCAGGAATGGGGTTTCAAAGAATTTCAAAAAATAATTAGTGAGTATTTTATTATCGAAAAAATATATGTCCAATTATATCCTTTGCCATTAAATTCAAGTTCATCTATTGAGTTGCAAGAGGTTGCTGCTGTTAATCATTCCCTATCTTCTAGGATTTTGAGAAAGTTAAAAATTATGCTTAGCAATAAGCCTGTTTCTTTAGATGTAATTAATAAGAATACTGGAATGATAACTGAAGAAACTAATATGAATGAAAGCCTGCTGCCAGAAATTGAGGAGTTTGTAGGACAATACGATGAAAATGAGTTAGGAGTAATTAGAACTGGTTACCAAATTTTGGTAGGTAGAAAAAAGCAACTATAA
- a CDS encoding ABC transporter permease, translating to METTQAVKTIVPNTSSLSDTDQWTEVIQPRTSLLDLRLGEVWRYRDLVMMFVQRDFVSTYKQTVLGPIWFFIQPLLTTFTYVIIFGNIAKISTEGLPQLVFYMAGITIWNYFSLTLSNTSSVFTNNAHIFGKVYFPRLTMPLSIVISNIVRFLIQFGLFLAIWAYYLVKGSAIHPNGLILLTPVLLIIMGLLGLGLGMIFSALTTKYRDLTMLLAFGIQLLMYATPVIYPLSSLSPKYKWVILANPMTSIVETFRFAFLGSGSFSWGYLSYSLLVTLVILFVGTIIFNKVEKSFTDTV from the coding sequence GTGGAAACCACGCAAGCCGTAAAAACTATCGTTCCGAATACTTCTTCTCTATCGGATACAGACCAGTGGACCGAAGTAATTCAACCCCGCACTAGTCTGCTTGATCTCCGCTTGGGTGAAGTCTGGCGTTATCGGGATCTGGTAATGATGTTTGTGCAGCGCGACTTTGTGTCGACTTACAAGCAGACGGTGTTGGGCCCAATTTGGTTTTTCATCCAGCCGTTGCTCACGACCTTTACCTACGTAATTATTTTCGGCAACATCGCGAAGATTTCTACCGAAGGCTTGCCTCAACTCGTGTTTTACATGGCGGGTATTACGATCTGGAATTACTTTTCTCTGACGCTGAGTAACACATCGAGCGTGTTCACAAACAATGCGCACATCTTTGGCAAGGTGTATTTTCCGCGCTTAACAATGCCTTTATCCATTGTTATTTCCAACATCGTTCGCTTCCTGATTCAGTTTGGCTTATTTCTGGCCATTTGGGCTTATTACTTAGTAAAAGGCAGCGCTATTCATCCCAATGGGTTGATTTTGCTTACGCCAGTACTATTAATAATCATGGGGCTGCTGGGGTTGGGGTTGGGCATGATTTTCAGTGCGCTCACCACCAAATACCGCGACTTGACGATGCTATTGGCTTTCGGAATTCAGTTGTTGATGTATGCGACGCCTGTCATCTACCCACTGTCCAGCTTATCCCCGAAATACAAGTGGGTTATTCTGGCCAATCCCATGACATCTATCGTCGAAACATTTCGATTTGCTTTTCTAGGCTCGGGGTCGTTTAGCTGGGGATATTTAAGTTATAGTCTACTAGTAACGTTGGTGATTCTCTTCGTGGGAACAATCATTTTCAATAAGGTAGAAAAGAGCTTTACGGATACAGTGTAA